The uncultured Desulfobulbus sp. genome window below encodes:
- a CDS encoding hydantoinase/oxoprolinase family protein, with amino-acid sequence MSEYSIGIDTGGTYTDAVLLDSETGKVIAWHKERTTHHDLSVGVGKALAGLLAQSVGPSEVTRLSVSTTLATNAVVEGRGARVGLFVLGYVRHFKLPVVANIFVKGGHTITGDEDEPLDIETLIDTIPGLAKEVDSYAVCGAMSIKNPAHELVTQEAIKMIDGGKPVFCSHLVSTHPGMLERSATACLHAKLMPLMVDFLASIQRSMLSVGLECPVTIICGNGKGEPLDAIAEQAAVTMASGPAATARFGAGDSVSTALVVDVGGTTTDVCLLKDGEPLLNKEGCVIGHWRTHVEAVDMYTAGAGGDSHLICVDGHPELKKTRVQPLAMTTDLPDPATWLELGLNEQLVVPVVGLAPEVVAADPILRFLAEHGPCSPSLIDEKTGVGGIVLEKRLERLMFLQQLVLVGFTPTDALHALGRIEIGNAEASRAGAAVLAKTLGISMEEFCQQVITVTEDAIETILLNYLGRTVWKGDQSTPFLNRRENELFSVQFALKVPLIGIGAAARSFLPGVAKRLGTTVQFPEYCEVGNAIGAALIGESKGN; translated from the coding sequence ATGAGCGAATATAGCATCGGCATTGATACAGGCGGCACCTACACCGATGCCGTCCTTTTAGATAGTGAAACAGGCAAAGTCATTGCCTGGCATAAAGAACGCACCACCCACCATGACCTCAGTGTTGGCGTCGGCAAGGCGCTGGCAGGGTTGCTGGCGCAATCTGTTGGCCCCAGTGAGGTCACCCGGCTTTCGGTGTCTACCACTCTGGCGACCAATGCTGTGGTTGAGGGACGTGGAGCTCGTGTTGGCCTTTTTGTTTTGGGTTATGTACGCCATTTCAAATTACCGGTTGTGGCCAATATCTTTGTTAAAGGGGGCCATACCATCACCGGCGATGAAGACGAACCCCTGGACATCGAGACTCTGATTGACACCATTCCCGGGCTTGCCAAAGAGGTGGACAGTTATGCGGTCTGCGGAGCCATGTCGATTAAAAACCCCGCCCATGAGCTGGTGACCCAGGAGGCGATCAAGATGATCGACGGAGGCAAGCCGGTCTTTTGCTCCCACCTGGTCTCAACACATCCCGGTATGCTGGAGCGCTCGGCAACCGCTTGCCTGCACGCCAAACTCATGCCTCTGATGGTGGATTTCCTGGCCTCCATTCAACGTTCCATGCTCAGTGTCGGCTTGGAGTGTCCGGTGACTATTATCTGCGGTAATGGGAAAGGTGAACCCCTGGACGCCATCGCGGAGCAGGCAGCCGTGACCATGGCCAGTGGACCAGCGGCGACGGCACGGTTTGGTGCCGGAGACAGTGTCAGCACAGCCCTGGTGGTTGATGTCGGGGGCACGACCACGGATGTCTGTCTGCTTAAAGATGGCGAACCGCTGCTCAATAAAGAGGGCTGTGTCATCGGTCATTGGCGAACCCATGTGGAGGCAGTCGATATGTACACCGCCGGTGCCGGCGGTGATAGCCATCTCATCTGTGTTGATGGCCATCCAGAATTGAAAAAAACACGGGTGCAACCACTGGCAATGACCACTGATTTGCCGGATCCTGCAACCTGGCTGGAGCTCGGGCTGAACGAACAGCTGGTTGTCCCGGTGGTGGGGCTTGCCCCGGAAGTGGTTGCCGCTGACCCGATTCTTCGTTTTCTGGCCGAACATGGCCCCTGTTCTCCCAGCCTCATCGATGAGAAAACCGGCGTTGGCGGCATTGTCCTGGAAAAACGGCTGGAGCGGTTGATGTTTCTCCAACAGCTGGTGCTGGTTGGTTTTACCCCCACCGATGCACTCCATGCTCTGGGGCGCATAGAAATAGGTAATGCAGAGGCCAGCCGTGCAGGCGCCGCTGTGCTCGCCAAAACGTTGGGAATCAGTATGGAGGAGTTTTGTCAGCAGGTGATCACCGTGACCGAGGATGCCATTGAAACCATCCTCCTGAATTACCTGGGGCGGACTGTCTGGAAGGGCGATCAGAGTACTCCCTTTCTCAATCGCCGCGAAAATGAGCTGTTTTCAGTCCAGTTTGCACTCAAAGTACCCTTGATTGGTATTGGTGCCGCTGCCCGCAGCTTTTTGCCTGGAGTGGCCAAGCGGCTGGGAACAACAGTCCAGTTTCCCGAGTACTGTGAGGTAGGTAATGCCATAGGTGCCGCGCTGATTGGAGAAAGCAAGGGCAACTGA
- a CDS encoding cytochrome ubiquinol oxidase subunit I — MIENLDLGMVNWARAQFALTAMYHWIFVPLTLGITWIIAFYHSIYVKTGSEEWKRLTKFWMKLFGINFAIGVATGIIMEFEFGTNWSNYSWMVGDIFGAPLAIEGIFAFFLEATFFAVMFFGWNRVSKGFHLFSTWMVAVGSNLSAVWILVANAWMQHPVGQAFNPDTARFEMQNFTEVAFSPYAVNKFVHATSSSMLMAALFIISISSYYLLRKRHIMMAKRSIAVAAIIGLIASVFTIFNGDESAYEIAQVQPMKLAAFEGLYEGETNAGLVAFGIINPEKKVFDTQEPFEGFHVKIPGALSLMANRSFGSYVPGMKDLVYGNSEQGILGAAQKMERGKNAIASLDAYKQAKKDGDADAAASHLATFNDNKEFLGYGYLNKPEAAVPPVALSFNAFHIMVALGTLFPIIFIGYLYFTMKGKLEEKKWLLGFGTITYLLGMIASQAGWVVAEVGRQPWAIQDLLPVTVARTNLTSGTVQTTFYMFLILFTLLLIAEISIMVKQINIGPEEN; from the coding sequence ATGATCGAAAACCTGGACCTCGGCATGGTCAACTGGGCTCGAGCCCAGTTTGCCCTCACCGCGATGTACCACTGGATCTTTGTGCCCCTGACTCTGGGAATCACCTGGATCATAGCCTTTTATCATTCCATCTATGTGAAAACTGGCAGTGAAGAGTGGAAGCGGCTGACAAAATTCTGGATGAAACTCTTTGGCATCAACTTTGCCATCGGTGTCGCTACCGGCATCATCATGGAGTTTGAGTTTGGCACCAACTGGTCCAACTACTCATGGATGGTCGGCGATATCTTTGGCGCCCCTCTGGCCATTGAGGGTATCTTTGCCTTCTTCCTAGAAGCCACCTTCTTTGCGGTCATGTTTTTTGGATGGAACCGCGTTTCCAAAGGGTTTCACCTCTTTTCCACCTGGATGGTGGCCGTGGGATCGAACCTCTCAGCCGTCTGGATTCTGGTCGCCAATGCCTGGATGCAACACCCGGTTGGTCAAGCCTTCAACCCGGATACGGCCCGCTTTGAAATGCAGAATTTCACCGAGGTGGCCTTTTCCCCCTACGCAGTCAATAAATTTGTCCACGCCACCAGCTCCTCAATGCTGATGGCCGCCCTGTTCATTATCTCTATCTCGTCCTATTACCTGCTGCGCAAACGTCATATCATGATGGCCAAGCGCTCGATTGCCGTAGCCGCAATTATCGGTTTGATTGCCTCAGTTTTCACCATTTTTAATGGTGATGAGTCTGCCTATGAAATCGCCCAGGTGCAGCCGATGAAGCTCGCCGCCTTTGAGGGACTCTATGAAGGTGAAACCAATGCCGGTCTGGTTGCCTTTGGTATAATCAACCCTGAAAAGAAAGTGTTTGATACCCAGGAGCCTTTTGAAGGGTTTCACGTCAAAATACCAGGAGCCCTGTCGCTCATGGCCAACCGTTCTTTTGGCTCTTATGTGCCGGGTATGAAGGATCTGGTCTATGGCAACTCTGAGCAGGGTATCCTGGGTGCTGCCCAGAAGATGGAACGAGGGAAAAATGCCATTGCCAGCCTGGATGCCTACAAACAGGCCAAAAAGGATGGTGACGCCGATGCCGCCGCGAGCCATCTGGCGACCTTTAACGACAACAAGGAATTCCTGGGCTATGGCTACCTGAACAAACCAGAGGCGGCTGTACCTCCGGTTGCCCTGAGCTTTAACGCCTTTCACATCATGGTTGCCCTGGGAACCCTCTTCCCCATCATTTTCATTGGCTATCTCTACTTCACCATGAAAGGGAAACTGGAAGAGAAAAAATGGCTCCTTGGCTTTGGTACCATTACCTACCTCTTGGGTATGATTGCCTCCCAGGCTGGTTGGGTTGTTGCTGAGGTTGGCCGTCAGCCCTGGGCGATTCAGGACCTGCTGCCCGTCACCGTTGCCCGCACCAACCTGACCAGCGGCACCGTCCAAACCACCTTTTATATGTTCCTGATCCTCTTTACCCTGCTGCTCATTGCCGAGATCAGCATCATGGTAAAACAGATCAACATCGGACCGGAGGAAAACTAA
- a CDS encoding cytochrome d ubiquinol oxidase subunit II, protein MIENLDYATLQHLWWLLCSVVGSLFLFLTFVQGGQSLLWQVAKTQTEKDLIINSLGRKWELTFTTLVLFGGALFASFPKFYSTSFGGAYWVWIAILFTFIIQAVSYEYRRKPWNILGSLVYEGFLFINGVVGILLIGAAVGTFFTGSNFQLDGNNFVTWTHPFRGLEAALSLSLSSIFNIAMGLFLVFNARTLGAMYLINSIELGEVPDMEPRLRKACLQNLICSLPFCLIIVGSLLFMRGYGINEQGVIEVVSFKYFFNLLANPWLLLLLLAGLALVVYSAWKTAKTTTTKGIWLGGLGTVFIGLCVLLLPAYNNTAFYPSKTHLQSSLTIYNASSSPYTLKVMTYVALGIPFVLAYIAYVWWAMNRTKIKIEDTGDRAAY, encoded by the coding sequence ATGATTGAAAATCTGGATTATGCAACCCTGCAACACCTCTGGTGGCTGCTCTGTTCCGTGGTCGGATCGCTGTTTCTCTTTCTTACCTTTGTCCAGGGTGGGCAGAGCCTGCTCTGGCAGGTGGCCAAAACCCAGACTGAGAAAGATCTGATCATCAACTCCCTGGGCCGCAAGTGGGAGCTGACATTTACAACCCTGGTCCTTTTTGGTGGAGCACTCTTTGCCTCTTTTCCCAAATTTTACTCCACCTCCTTTGGTGGCGCGTATTGGGTGTGGATCGCAATCCTCTTTACTTTTATCATCCAGGCGGTCAGCTATGAGTATCGCCGTAAACCCTGGAATATTCTTGGGAGCCTCGTCTATGAGGGCTTTCTTTTCATCAACGGTGTGGTGGGCATTCTGCTGATTGGTGCTGCGGTTGGAACCTTTTTCACCGGCTCCAACTTCCAGCTCGATGGCAACAACTTCGTTACCTGGACCCACCCTTTCCGTGGTCTGGAAGCTGCTCTCAGCCTCTCGCTCTCCTCGATTTTCAATATCGCCATGGGACTGTTTCTGGTCTTTAACGCCCGCACCCTGGGTGCCATGTACCTGATCAACAGTATCGAGCTGGGCGAGGTTCCAGATATGGAGCCCCGCCTGCGCAAGGCCTGTCTGCAGAACCTGATTTGCTCTCTGCCCTTCTGCCTGATTATCGTTGGTTCACTCCTCTTCATGCGCGGTTACGGTATCAATGAGCAGGGTGTCATCGAAGTGGTCAGCTTTAAATACTTCTTTAACCTGCTGGCCAATCCCTGGCTGCTGCTTCTGCTGCTTGCTGGCCTGGCTCTGGTTGTCTACAGTGCCTGGAAGACTGCAAAAACAACCACAACCAAAGGTATCTGGCTTGGAGGTCTGGGCACTGTTTTCATTGGTCTTTGCGTCCTGCTGCTGCCTGCATACAACAACACGGCCTTTTATCCGTCCAAAACGCATTTGCAGTCCAGCCTGACCATCTACAATGCCTCCTCCAGCCCCTACACGCTGAAGGTTATGACCTACGTCGCCCTGGGTATTCCTTTTGTTCTGGCCTACATTGCCTACGTCTGGTGGGCAATGAATCGGACCAAAATTAAAATTGAGGATACCGGCGATCGGGCCGCGTATTAA
- a CDS encoding cytochrome c biogenesis protein CcdA, producing MEFLLSQFDTYLQSSLIVSVIIAFVGGMLASLTPCVYPMIPITAGVIGHANVGGSRWRGFSLSFTYVVGMALTYAALGVFAAATGRFFGAINSSPWTFLVVGNVILLFGLGMLDVFELPTFAARIGTKRLGLGGIFLAGISSALVAGPCTTPVLGTLLAYTASTHNSLLAGGVLLFAFSLGMGALLLGVGTFSSILTSIPRSGAWMVKIKKGMGILMIGLAEYFFVQAGKLFF from the coding sequence ATGGAATTTCTCCTCAGCCAGTTTGACACCTACCTCCAGTCCTCTCTGATTGTTTCGGTTATTATCGCCTTTGTAGGCGGTATGCTGGCGAGCCTGACCCCCTGCGTCTATCCGATGATTCCCATCACCGCAGGGGTTATTGGGCACGCCAATGTGGGGGGCTCGCGCTGGCGAGGATTTAGTTTATCCTTTACCTATGTAGTGGGGATGGCCCTGACCTATGCGGCCCTGGGCGTCTTTGCTGCCGCTACCGGAAGATTTTTTGGGGCTATCAACTCCAGTCCCTGGACCTTTCTCGTGGTGGGCAACGTAATATTGCTCTTTGGTCTGGGGATGCTGGATGTATTTGAACTGCCAACCTTCGCAGCACGAATTGGCACCAAACGCTTGGGGCTGGGGGGCATTTTTCTTGCAGGGATTTCCTCTGCCCTGGTTGCAGGCCCCTGCACCACACCGGTGTTGGGAACCCTGCTTGCCTATACCGCATCCACCCACAACAGCTTGCTTGCAGGCGGAGTGCTGCTTTTTGCCTTCTCTTTGGGTATGGGGGCTTTGCTTTTGGGGGTGGGGACATTTTCTAGTATATTGACCTCTATTCCCCGTTCCGGAGCCTGGATGGTCAAAATCAAGAAAGGTATGGGCATATTAATGATAGGACTGGCTGAATACTTTTTTGTGCAGGCAGGAAAGCTCTTTTTCTAA
- a CDS encoding Rrf2 family transcriptional regulator: MRLTRAAEYAIRCIIYLSRRGRGVLTSRQEIAAQADIPIHFLAKIAQDLAKAGLIEIRQGAKGGFLLSKLPAAITLLDVVETMIGEIYLNDCIARPAGCKVSYHCAVHRVWLDARDQLRDTLRRVTFDQLILDSSCLPFPKSMLESESLETNTSARGDLQ; this comes from the coding sequence ATGCGATTAACTCGAGCTGCCGAATACGCCATACGTTGTATCATTTATCTCAGTCGCCGTGGTCGGGGTGTCCTGACCAGCCGTCAGGAGATTGCTGCCCAGGCCGATATCCCCATTCATTTTCTGGCAAAAATTGCTCAGGACCTGGCCAAGGCCGGGCTGATCGAAATCCGCCAGGGGGCCAAAGGTGGCTTTCTTTTGAGTAAACTGCCTGCCGCCATCACCCTCTTGGATGTGGTGGAGACCATGATCGGCGAGATATACTTAAACGACTGCATTGCCCGCCCTGCCGGATGTAAGGTAAGCTACCACTGCGCCGTGCACCGGGTTTGGCTGGATGCCCGTGATCAGTTGCGTGACACGCTGCGGCGAGTCACCTTTGACCAACTGATCCTAGACAGTTCCTGCCTGCCCTTCCCCAAATCCATGCTCGAATCCGAATCGCTTGAAACCAACACTTCCGCCCGAGGTGACCTGCAATGA
- a CDS encoding DUF4492 domain-containing protein, which translates to MSANPLTAPGLLLRVFHFYRDGFRQMTVGRTLWKIIGLKLFIMFAVLKLFFFPNFLATEFTTDSQRADHVIDNLTRPAHGYIPPPVKGEKL; encoded by the coding sequence ATGAGCGCAAATCCACTAACAGCCCCAGGCCTGCTGCTTCGTGTGTTCCATTTTTACCGGGATGGATTTCGCCAGATGACCGTGGGCCGCACACTTTGGAAAATTATTGGCCTTAAACTCTTTATAATGTTTGCCGTCTTGAAACTTTTTTTCTTCCCCAATTTCCTGGCAACAGAGTTTACAACTGATTCGCAACGGGCAGACCACGTCATCGACAATCTGACTCGGCCTGCCCATGGTTATATACCCCCCCCCGTTAAAGGAGAGAAATTATGA
- the kdsB gene encoding 3-deoxy-manno-octulosonate cytidylyltransferase yields the protein MSSPVCYGIIPARYQSHRFPGKPLVDILGKPMFYRVYERAMSCNKLQQVWLATDDQRIFDAAKKLNVPVVMTSPDHHSGSDRIKEAAEQLKLDDEAVIVNIQGDEPALDPSMLTELVAPFDDPSTQVTTLARVIDAQEAENPDRVKVVRSNRGLALYFSRSKIPYIRDEEHAQTDYYLHIGIYAYRFSALKTFTLLPPSPLEDIEKLEQLRLLEAGINIHLVMTNYNGFGVDRPEDVEEIIKQLQQQ from the coding sequence ATGAGTTCACCCGTCTGTTACGGCATCATTCCGGCCCGCTATCAGTCGCATCGGTTCCCGGGAAAACCGCTTGTGGATATCCTTGGTAAACCCATGTTTTACCGTGTCTACGAACGAGCAATGAGTTGCAACAAATTACAACAGGTCTGGCTGGCAACAGACGACCAGCGTATCTTTGATGCGGCCAAGAAGCTCAATGTTCCTGTCGTCATGACCTCTCCGGACCATCACAGTGGATCGGATAGGATCAAAGAAGCTGCAGAACAACTCAAACTCGACGATGAGGCGGTGATCGTCAATATTCAAGGTGACGAGCCTGCTCTAGACCCTTCGATGCTCACGGAGCTGGTCGCTCCCTTTGACGATCCCTCCACCCAGGTCACTACCCTAGCCCGAGTCATTGATGCCCAAGAGGCGGAAAATCCAGATCGAGTTAAGGTGGTCCGCTCAAATCGTGGCCTTGCCCTCTACTTTTCCCGCTCAAAAATTCCCTATATTCGTGACGAGGAACATGCCCAAACCGACTATTATCTGCACATTGGCATCTATGCATACCGTTTCTCAGCTTTGAAAACCTTTACTTTGCTCCCGCCGAGCCCCCTTGAAGACATCGAAAAACTTGAACAGCTTCGGCTCCTTGAGGCGGGAATAAATATTCATTTGGTCATGACGAACTATAATGGCTTCGGTGTAGACCGCCCCGAAGATGTGGAAGAAATCATCAAGCAGTTACAACAGCAATAA
- a CDS encoding acyl-CoA thioesterase — MKGFGTTTLVVPESAIDVNEHVNNVQYVQWMQDAAIDHSASLGWPTERFLSLGKTWIIRSHSIEYYHSAYAGQTIEVLTWVANFQKIRSLRKYKFIRPEDGVILAKAETLFIFCDLKTGRPITIPPEVQEAYLIIAPDDEP; from the coding sequence ATGAAAGGATTTGGTACAACCACACTGGTGGTCCCGGAATCTGCCATTGATGTTAATGAGCATGTGAACAATGTCCAGTATGTACAGTGGATGCAGGATGCGGCCATCGACCACTCAGCCAGCCTGGGCTGGCCCACGGAACGTTTTTTGAGTTTAGGGAAAACCTGGATTATTCGCTCCCATAGCATCGAATACTATCACTCGGCCTACGCTGGGCAAACCATTGAAGTGCTCACCTGGGTAGCAAATTTTCAAAAAATTCGGTCGTTGAGAAAATACAAGTTCATCCGTCCCGAAGATGGAGTAATCCTGGCAAAGGCAGAGACTCTTTTCATCTTCTGTGACCTGAAGACAGGCCGCCCCATTACCATCCCACCTGAGGTGCAGGAGGCCTACCTGATCATTGCACCTGATGACGAGCCCTAA
- a CDS encoding glycosyltransferase N-terminal domain-containing protein, with protein sequence MTLGWEERTLAKPLPGPVDIWIQSASGGESMLSGMVLTQLARLTKTNSPLTTLATAGTKQGIDSLHKIWGQLEPTSQEALKLTIRYFPLDAPNTMARAFAILRPRLAVIVETELWPGYLMAAKTAGVPVLLINGRMSEKSFRSYRFFRLFFKHYGPKRVLAISEADCTRFASLIGPERVTPLNNLKFDRIQPKALASAQHTNHPLVGEQCSFIVLGSIRQKEKAKILATIYAILQVSPDIVIGLFPKHVEWADDWIESLAQQGILAQKRSKIKNIAPNSSVIVWDTFGELAEAYQYADTAFVGGSLVPQGGQNFLEPLAFGVPTIIGPYWENFSWVGRDILNCGLVREVHDEVELSQLLLADLKRPSSRETTLTLVRDYLHTRQGGTKIVSQEILSILSSTKKRMHT encoded by the coding sequence ATGACTCTTGGCTGGGAAGAACGAACACTGGCAAAACCACTTCCCGGTCCCGTTGATATCTGGATACAGTCAGCTTCCGGTGGTGAGTCCATGCTCAGCGGTATGGTACTGACCCAGCTGGCCAGGCTCACCAAAACCAATTCCCCACTCACCACCCTGGCAACTGCGGGAACCAAGCAGGGGATCGACAGCCTCCACAAAATCTGGGGACAGCTTGAACCCACATCACAAGAGGCTCTCAAGCTCACAATCAGATATTTTCCCCTTGATGCGCCCAACACAATGGCCAGAGCCTTCGCCATCTTACGCCCGCGCCTTGCAGTAATTGTGGAAACCGAGCTCTGGCCAGGGTATCTTATGGCCGCCAAAACAGCTGGGGTGCCCGTACTTCTTATAAATGGACGCATGTCAGAAAAAAGCTTCAGGAGCTATCGCTTTTTTCGCCTTTTTTTCAAGCATTATGGTCCAAAACGTGTCCTGGCAATATCCGAAGCGGATTGTACACGTTTTGCGTCTCTCATTGGTCCTGAACGCGTTACTCCGCTCAACAACCTGAAATTTGATCGGATTCAGCCAAAGGCTCTTGCTTCAGCTCAACACACCAATCACCCTTTGGTAGGAGAGCAATGCTCCTTTATTGTCCTGGGCTCCATTCGCCAAAAAGAAAAGGCAAAAATTCTTGCGACCATTTATGCTATTCTACAGGTAAGCCCTGATATCGTTATAGGACTCTTTCCCAAACACGTTGAATGGGCTGACGATTGGATAGAGTCACTGGCACAGCAAGGTATCTTGGCTCAAAAGCGCTCAAAAATCAAAAATATTGCACCTAACTCCTCGGTTATTGTCTGGGATACTTTTGGTGAACTGGCTGAGGCCTACCAGTATGCGGATACTGCTTTTGTCGGTGGATCTCTCGTTCCCCAGGGAGGCCAAAATTTTCTCGAACCCTTAGCCTTTGGTGTGCCAACAATCATTGGTCCTTATTGGGAAAATTTTTCCTGGGTTGGCCGAGATATCTTAAACTGTGGATTAGTCAGAGAGGTACATGATGAGGTTGAACTGAGCCAGCTGTTACTTGCTGATCTCAAGAGGCCGAGTTCTCGCGAGACAACCCTGACACTGGTCCGTGACTATCTCCACACCCGTCAGGGGGGGACAAAAATAGTCAGCCAAGAAATTTTATCAATACTTTCAAGTACAAAAAAGAGAATGCACACATGA
- a CDS encoding TolC family protein — MQRIVLPLFFIVICICLPLHFAFAQAEPLSSFDLSQLQILEIHTAQEIALSKNPNMAAAQARIEQARARVRQATAAWWPSLDLSAGAARQRLSNNQYAYNQKMVVPMGGTADQNLENYSAGLQATWVLFDGFYRNFREKQANFDENSNQAAMADSQRLLVNSVAEAFLNAQLAQTKIDIAQADKTFYLRQLEDAQNRFDVGAGPWGDVLNIKVQVNSAKTSLIGAQREFEAAGYGLAALMGIDDATLPSQLRLQSLDKKCPITSNTENVNTLIIEALAQRPDIRQLEAMIQQADAAQGMAKAPLYPKVQIAGALEGAREGDTGMDSNDFGHTLGINMSWNLYAGGADKARMIETEQAKREAVYTLAGLRNSVAAEIRQDLALLQAAEEQVRLQRETVKLVQENRDLAKNEYEAGEASLVRLNEAQRDLTATHGRYAQALVSYQLQKHRLQAATGRNLASLTTPNAQ; from the coding sequence ATGCAGCGTATTGTTCTGCCCCTTTTCTTTATCGTTATCTGTATCTGTTTGCCCCTACACTTTGCCTTTGCTCAGGCAGAGCCCCTGTCGTCATTCGACCTTTCCCAGTTACAAATCCTGGAAATACATACAGCCCAAGAAATCGCCCTCAGCAAAAATCCCAACATGGCTGCGGCTCAAGCTCGAATCGAACAGGCCAGGGCACGAGTGCGCCAGGCAACTGCTGCCTGGTGGCCGAGTTTGGACCTCAGCGCAGGTGCCGCTCGTCAACGGCTCTCCAATAATCAGTACGCCTATAACCAAAAGATGGTCGTACCGATGGGTGGCACAGCCGACCAAAACCTTGAAAATTACAGTGCCGGTCTTCAGGCCACATGGGTTCTCTTTGATGGTTTTTACCGAAACTTCAGAGAGAAACAGGCGAACTTTGATGAAAACTCCAATCAGGCTGCCATGGCCGATAGTCAACGGCTGTTGGTCAACTCCGTGGCCGAGGCCTTTCTCAACGCACAACTCGCCCAGACCAAAATAGATATAGCCCAGGCCGATAAGACCTTTTATCTGCGACAATTAGAAGATGCGCAAAACCGTTTTGATGTGGGGGCAGGCCCTTGGGGCGATGTGCTCAACATCAAGGTACAGGTAAATTCGGCCAAAACCTCTCTGATCGGTGCTCAACGTGAATTTGAGGCCGCAGGCTACGGTTTGGCAGCCCTCATGGGAATAGACGATGCCACCCTTCCCTCCCAGCTTCGTCTGCAATCACTGGATAAAAAATGTCCCATTACAAGTAACACTGAGAATGTCAATACGCTGATCATCGAGGCTCTGGCCCAGCGCCCCGACATTCGCCAACTTGAGGCAATGATTCAACAGGCGGATGCGGCTCAAGGCATGGCCAAAGCTCCGCTGTATCCGAAGGTGCAGATAGCTGGTGCTCTGGAAGGCGCACGGGAAGGTGATACGGGGATGGACAGCAACGATTTTGGCCATACCCTTGGGATCAACATGAGCTGGAATCTCTACGCCGGTGGCGCAGATAAGGCACGCATGATCGAAACCGAACAGGCCAAACGGGAAGCCGTCTATACCTTGGCAGGGTTACGCAATTCAGTTGCCGCTGAAATCCGGCAAGATCTGGCGCTTCTGCAGGCGGCAGAAGAACAGGTACGCCTCCAGAGGGAAACCGTGAAACTGGTTCAGGAAAACAGGGATCTTGCAAAAAATGAATATGAGGCTGGGGAGGCATCTCTGGTTCGGCTCAACGAGGCGCAAAGGGATCTGACTGCGACCCACGGTCGCTATGCCCAGGCCCTGGTCTCCTACCAGTTGCAAAAACATCGGCTTCAGGCAGCCACAGGGCGTAACCTGGCCAGCCTGACGACGCCTAATGCCCAATGA
- a CDS encoding TlpA disulfide reductase family protein translates to MLQPQIKSLVLSLCLLLLPASLWAVQEGQQLIPFQGTDLNGNPIDLTKTIGSKPVLLVFWASWCPSCRAEVPKINSQFEKYKGQGLEVIGVNVGYNDSVERAQKFAQKYKMAYPSYFDTNGQVTAKYSLIGVPTIILADKHGVVRFRNFMTPDISQENFARLSAD, encoded by the coding sequence ATGTTACAGCCCCAGATCAAGTCCCTTGTATTGAGTTTGTGCCTCTTATTGCTGCCAGCATCACTCTGGGCAGTCCAGGAGGGGCAACAGCTAATTCCTTTTCAAGGGACCGACCTCAACGGAAATCCGATTGACCTGACAAAGACTATTGGCTCAAAGCCAGTGCTGCTGGTTTTCTGGGCATCTTGGTGTCCCAGTTGTCGGGCAGAGGTGCCCAAAATCAACAGTCAGTTCGAGAAATACAAAGGCCAGGGGTTGGAGGTCATTGGAGTGAATGTGGGCTACAATGATTCAGTGGAGCGTGCCCAAAAATTTGCCCAGAAATACAAGATGGCCTACCCTTCATATTTTGATACCAATGGTCAGGTGACAGCCAAATACAGCCTCATTGGTGTACCCACCATTATTCTGGCGGACAAACATGGGGTGGTTCGTTTTCGCAATTTTATGACCCCGGATATCAGTCAGGAAAATTTTGCGAGGCTGAGTGCCGATTAG